GCCCTGCTCGCGCATGACCTTCAGGACCTTCTCCAGGCCCAGGAACACCCCGCGCAGGTTGATCCCGTAGACGCGGTCGAACTCCTCGACCGTGAAGTCCTCGGTGGGGTTCTGCCGGCCCTCGATGCCGGCGTTGTTGAAGAACCCGTCGATGCGCCCGAACCGTTCGAGGGTGGCGGCGACGTAGGCGTCGACGTCGGCCTCCTTGGACACGTCGGCGGTGACGGTGAGCACCTCGGCGCCGGGGGCCGCCTCGGCGACGGCGGCGGCCGAGGCGGCCAGACCCTCGGCGGAGACGTCGACGAGGGAGAGCCTGGCGCCTTCGGTGGCGAGGCGGACGGCGGTGGCGCGGCCGAGGCCGGACCCCCCGCCGGTGATGAGGACGACGCGGTCGCTGAAGCGGTCCACGGGGCACGTTCCCTTCGGTCGGTGTGCGTCCGGCGCACGCCGGACGACCTCCGTCGACCGCCCGGCAGGCCCCGCACCTTCTGTGCGACACCTGTCGTTCAGCGTACTCCTGCTCCGGGCCCTCACCCCACCGCGGGGATCCGGGAAACCCCCGTCACGACGTCCGCACGGGTGCCGGCCAGGGACAACCTGATGCACCCCTCACCGCTGGCCCCGAAACCCGACCCCGGCGCCACGGCGACGCGCTGCTCCACCAGGAACCGCTCGCACCACGCCGACACGTCCCCGCCGCTGACGTGCGACACGTCCACCCACAAGTAGAACGCCCCCGCCGGGCGCTGGTAGCGGACCCCCTTGCCGTCCAGCACCTCGCAGGCCGCGTCGATGTTCGCGCGGTAGTGCTCGCGGGCGTCCGCGACGACCTGCTGGTCGCCCTCCAGGGCCGCGAGCGCGGCGTGCTGGGCCGGGGCGTTGACGCAGCTGATCACCGACTCCTGCGCCGTGCGCAGCAACGGCGCCCACGCCGGCGGCGCGACGAACCACCCGACGCGCGCCCCCGTCAGCGCGTACGTCTTGGAGAAGGAGAACACCGACAGCACCCGCCCGTCGGGGTCCAGGCCGGCGGGGCTGACGTGCGCGACGCCGTACGTGAACCGCTCGTACACCTCGTCCGAGACCACCCACAGGTCGTGCCGGCGGGCGAACTCCAGCAGGCCGGCGAGCACGTCAGCGGGGTACACCGTGCCGAGCGGGTTCGACGGGGAGTTCACCAGCAGCACGCGGGTGCGCCCGGTGACGGCCGCCTCCAGCGCCGGCAGGTCGGGCCGGAAACCGTTCGCCGCGTCCAGCGGGTACGGCACGGGCACGGCCCCCACGTGCCGGGCGGTCATGGAGAAGTTCACGTACCCGGGGTCGGGGACGAGCACCTCCTGCCCCGCGTCGAGGGTCAGCGACAGGACCTGGTGCAGGGCCTGCATGCCGCCCGCGGTCACCCACACCTGCTCGGGGTCGACGTCGAGGCCGTTGTCCCGCGCCAGCTTGCCCGCGATGGCCCGGCGCAGGGCGGGGATCCCGCCGTTCGGCGTGTAGTCGGTGACGTCGTCGCGCCACGCCTGCGCCCCGGCGGCCAGGACGTGCGGCGCCACCGGCAGGTCCGGCTCGCCGACGTTGAGGAAGACCACGTCGTCCAGGCCCTGGGCCAGGTCGAAGATCCGCCGGATCGGCGAGGCGGGGATGGTCAGGGCGTGAGGGGCGATCTGCGGCACGCTCCGAGGTTATGACGTGCGGCCCGCGAGCACCTCGAGGTAGTGCGCGTTGTGCATGAGGCCCAGGAGGTTGCCGAACGGGTCGAGCACGCAGGCCCCCGTGAACCCCTCGCCGAACCGCCGGGCCGGCTGGAACACCGTCGCCCCCAGCTCGAGCGTGCGGGCGATCGCGGCGTCGAGGTCGTCGACGTGCCAGTACAGGACGACGCCGCCGGGGCGGTCGGTCGCCGGGACCCCGCCGAGCTGCCCGGCGAAGCGGGCGTCGAGGATCCCCAGCTCGTGCTGGTGGTCGCCGACGCGGAACTCGGCGTACCAGGGCTGGTCGAAGTACGGCGCGATCCCCAGCAGCTCGGTGTACCAGCGCTTGGCGCCCTCGAAGTCCTCCGCCAGCAGCGCCACGGTCGACATGCCTCGCAACATCACGTGCTCCCTCGTCCGGTGCGGTCTCGACACCCACGAGACTGCCGGGTGAAGCGCTCACCTCCTGAGCACTTCCGGTGGCACTCTCGACGACGTGCGCGCCGACCGCCTCGTGGCCGTCCTGCTGCTCCTGCAGTCGCGGGGGCGGGTGACGGCCGCCGAGGTGGCCGTCGAGCTCGAGGTGTCCCTGGCCACCGCCCGGCGGGACCTGGCGGCCCTCGCGAGCGCCGGGGTCCCCGTCTACCCGCAGGCCGGGCGCGGCGGCGGCTGGTCCCTCGTCGGCGGTGCCCGCACGGACCTGTCCGGGCTGACGCGCGACGAGGCCCGGGCGCTGTTCCTCACCGTCGGCCCGACCGCCACGAGCCCGCGGGCGAGGACCGCGCTGCGCAAGCTGGTGCGCGCCCTGCCGGGGACGTTCCGCGCCGACGCCGAGGCCGCGGCCGAGGCGGTCGTCGTCGACCCGGCCCGGTGGGGCGGGCAGGAGGCGGCCCCTCCCGGCCTCGTCGAGGAGTTGCAGCGGGCCGTCGTGTCCCGCACGCGCGTCCGGCTGGACTACGCGTCGCGGACCGGCCGGACGCTGCGGACGGTCGACCCCCTGGGCCTCGTCGACAAGGACGACGTCTGGTACCTGCTCGCGCAGACCCCGCGGGGACGGCGCACGTTCCGCCTCGACCGCATCGGGGATCTAGAAACTCTGGACGAACGGTTCGAACGTCCCGACGGGTTCGACCTGGTCCGCGAGTGGCAGCGGGTCGTCGGGGAGGTGGAGGCGCGGCGGTCGCTGACGAGCGCGACCGTCGTCGTGCCCACGAGGTTCCTGCCCGTGCTGCGCACGCAGTTCGGCCGGCACTGCACCGACGTCCGGGAACTCGGCGGCGGGCGGGCCCGTTGCCTGGTCGCGGCACCCGCGCCGCTCGACCTGGCGCGGACGCTGGCCGGGTGGGGGGCGGGGATCGAGGTGGAGGGACCAGCGAGCGTACGGGCGGAACTCGGCCGGATCGGCCGGGAACTGGTGCAGAGGTACCCGTGAGGGTCCGGCTGTTGGCAGCGGACCCGGTGCCGTGCCATGGTGAGCGCGGATCGCGGGACGACGAGGACGTCTCCGGCAGCGAGGAGCAGACGATGAGCAGCGAAACGGACGTCGCCGTGTCCGGACCGAAAGGTTTCGTCAGCGGGCAGGCGGCCCTGGACCTGGCCCACGAGCTCCTGAGCGGGGTCGACGCCCGCTGGGCGCACACCCGGCTCGCCGCGGCCACCGCGCGGTCCATCGCCCACACGGTCCCCGAACAGGACCGGGAACTGCTCGTCGCGGCCGCCGCCCTGCACGACGTCGGGTACGCCCCCGCCCTGCTGCGTTCCGGTTTCCACCCCCTCGACGGCGCCGACCACCTGGCCGAGCTCGGGTGGCCCGTCCGCCTCGTGGGCCTCGTCGCCCACCACAGCGGGTCCCGGTTCATGGCCCGCGCGCGGGGTCTGGTGGACCGGCTCGACGCCTACCCCGACGAGGGCGGCGCCGTCGCCGACGCGCTCGTGTACTGCGACATGACGTCCACCCCCGACGGCCGGGAGGTCCGGCTCGCCGAGCGCCTGCAGGAGATGCACGCCCGGCACCGGGGCGACCCCGCCGCCGAGCGCCAGGCGCGGCGCGAACGGGAACCCTTCCTGCGCGCGTCCGTGGCGCGCGTCCAGGCCCGCCTCGGCCCGGGGCGCCGGGTGCTGCCCGTCCCGACGCAGCAGCACCGCTGACCGCCCCTCACGGGGCCGGTCGGCGGTCGGTGCCCGCCGTCAGACGGTCGCACCCTCGAACGCCTCGGCGAGCAGCCGCACCGAACGCAGCCGGGCGTCGGTGTCCAGCGCCTGGTGGGCGACGATGAGCTCGTCGGCGCCGGCCTCGCGGCGGAACTCCTCCAGGTACTCCCGGACCTCGCCCGGGGTGCCGATCGCGGAGTAGTGCTGCATCTGCTGGACGTGCTGCCCCGCAGCGGTTTCCATGAGGATGTCGATCTCCGCCTCGGTGAACGTGCGGCCCCGCCCGAACAGCGAGGTCGCGAAACGTCGCTGCACCTGGGCGAACGACTCCCGGGCCCGGCTCGTGGTGTCGGCGGCCACCACGTTGACGCCCGCGATCACGTACGGCTCCGCGAGCTGCTCCGAGGGCTGGAACTCGTTGCGGTAGGAGACGACCGCAGCGCGCAACTGCTGGGGCGCGAAGTGCGAGGCGAACGCGTACGGCAACCCGAGCCGGGCGGCGAGGTGCGCCCCGAACGTCGACGACCCCAGCACGTACAGCGGGACGTTCAGCCCGCTGCCGGGGGTGGCCTGCACCCCGGGGACGCGGGAGCGGCCCGCGAGGTAGGCGCGCAGCTCGGCGACGTCCTCGGGGAACTGCGCCGAGGCCGCCGGGTCCCGCCGCAGCGCGTACGTCGTCGCCTCGTCCGAGCCGGGGGCCCGGCCGAGCCCGAGGTCGATGCGCCCCGGGTACATGGCCTCCAGCGTCCCGAACTGCTCGGCGATGGCCAGCGGCGAGTGGTTGGGCAGCATGACGCCGCCCGAGCCGAGGCGGATGGTGCTGGTGTGCGCGCCGACGTGCGCGATGAGGACGGCCGGCGCCGACGAGGCGATGTGCGGCATGTTGTGGTGCTCGGCGTACCAGACGCGGCGGTAGCCGTGCTCCTCGGCGGTCCGGGCGAGGGCGACGCTGGCCGCGATGCTGTCGCCCGCCGACTGCCCCGGAGCGATGGGGGCGAGGTCGAGGACCGAGAACGCGAACGACATGGTGCGACCTTTCGAACGACGAGGCTTCCACAGGGGGCAACCCCGCGCCCCGCCGAGGTGTTCCACCTCCGGGGAGCCGGGTGGGTGCTGGGACACTGGCGGCGTGGACGTGGTGGGCAGGCTGCACGCGGCGGGGTGCGTCTTCGCCGAGCGCGAGGCCGAGCTCCTGCGCGCCGCCGGGGGCGACCTGGACGCCCTCGTCGCGCGGCGGGTCGCGGGTGAGCGGCTCGAGGACGTGCTCGGGTGGGCCCTCTTCCGCGGCCGCCGCTACGCCGTCGCCCCGGGGGTGTTCGTCCCGCGGCACCGCACCGGCGCCCTCGTCGACCTCGCCGTCGCCCACGCGCGCCCCGGGGACCGGGCGCTGGACCTGTGCTGCGGGACGGGCGCGCTGATCGGCGCGGTCACCGACCGCGTCCCGTCGCTGCGGGTCCACGCGACCGACCTGCTGCCCCCCGCCACCGACTGCGCCCGCCGCAACCTGCCGGGAGCCACCGTCGTGACCGGCGACCTCTTCTCCGCCCTGCCCGCCGGGCTGCGCTTCGACCTCGTCGTGGCCAACGTCCCCTACGTGCCGAGCCGGGAGGTCGCGCACCTGCCGGCCGAGATGCGCGAGCACGAGGACCTGCGGACCCTCGACGGCGGCCCGGACGGGCTCGACGTGCTGCGCCGGGTGCTGGCCGAGGTGGGGTCGTGGCTGAGCCCGCGCGGGCGGGCGTTCACCGAACTCGACGAGGAGCAGACCCCCGCGGCCGTCGAGTGCGCGCGGGCGTGCGGGCTGGTGCCGGAGGTGTTCGTCGCGGACGAGGAGGAGGACGACGGCTCGCGGGTGTTCTCCGTCCGGCTCCCCTGACCGCGTCCAGGGGTGGTCACCCCTCCGCGACCGAGCTGCGCCGATCGCCCGCGGAGGGGTTGTCGCGGGACCCGCTCAGGTCGCCATGTCGACGAAGCGCGAGTAGTGGCCCTGGAACGCGACGGTGATCGTGTCCGTGGGGCCGTTGCGGTGCTTGGCGACGATGAAGTCCGCCTCCCCCGCCCGCGGGGACTCCTTCTCGTACATGTCCTCGCGGTGCAGCAGGATGACCATGTCGGCGTCCTGCTCGATGGACCCCGATTCACGGAGGTCCGACACCATGGGTCGCTTGTCGGTGCGCTGCTCCGGACCACGGTTCAGCTGCGACAGGGCGATGACGGGGACCTCGATCTCCTTGGCGAGGAGCTTCAGCGCGCGCGAGAACTCCGAGACCTCCTGCTGGCGGCTCTCCACCTTCTTGCCCGACGTCATGAGCTGCAGGTAGTCGACGATGACGAGCTTGAGGTCGGCGCGCTGCTTGAGCCGCCGGCACTTGGAGCGGATCTCCATGAGCGACATGTTCGGGGAGTCGTCGATGTACAGCGGGGCGTCGTTGATGGCGCCCATGGTCTTGGCGAACCGCGTCCAGTCGCCGTCGTCCATGTTCCCCTTGCGCATCTTCTGCAGGGGGACGCGCGCCTCGGCGGACAGCAGGCGCATCGCGATCTCGTTGCGCCCCATCTCCAGGGAGAAGATGACGGAGGCCAGGCCGTGCTTGATGGAGCAGGCGCGGGCGATGTCCAGTCCCAGCGTCGAGTTGTGGGTCGGGACCATGGAGCGACCGGCGAGGTAGAGGTGGTCGGCGTTGGAGACCTCGACGCAACGGACCGGGACGGAGTCGACGCGGCGGACGTCGGTGATGAAGCGGCTGTTGCGCCGCTGGAACTGCCGCTGGCGTCGGTCCTTGTGGACCAGCTTCTTCCGTTCCAACCGGAAGACTTCGTCGTCCGTGCTGAAAGTGATCGTGTACGCCGTCGACGACTCGGCGCTCCGACCTCTGACCGCCTTCTCGCTCCACCCGGTCCGGTATCCCAAGGTGTGCAGGAGCTCACGCACCTGCTCCGCGAGTCGTCGAGAGGTCACGGTGAACTGGACGGTCCCCGACGGCGCGACGGTGCCGTCGGTGTCCAGCAGACCCGCGAGCAGTGCCCGACGCTGCGTCTCGGAGGCGCGCAGGTAGTCGACGGGGATGTGCTTGTCACCGAGCACACCGATGGTCCGGAGCCGGGCTTGGAAGCTGCCGTGCTCGGCTCGGCAGCTGCCGCAGAGCACGAAACCGCTGGAAGGCCGACCACAAGAGGAGCAGACCGGCGGCACGGAGTAACCACCGACGCCCTTGGACCGGCCGCCGCAGCTGCGCCCACACGTCTTGACCTGCGACGTCTTGGGACGGAACTCGGTGCCGCACACCACGCAGGCCTTGGTCACCACAGGAACACCGGGAAGGCGGAGCGAGTAGACCATCGAGTCGACCTGGCGGACTTCGAGGCCTTCGTCCTCCAGGAGCAGGACCATCTCGGCGTCGGCGGTCGTGAGGCGAGCAGTCGCGCTGTGCCCGTCTCCCAGCCACGCCCCCAGCACGTAGGGCGGCACCAGGAGATCCCGGTCCGGCACCTGGAGAGGCCGGGCCAAGCTGACGGCGTGGTTGAGGCGTCGGTCGCCCGTCTCGCACCGCAGGGTGGCGGCGATCTCACCAGTGGTCCTCACCGCTTCGGCCGCTCGGCCGGGCCTGCGCGAGGCGCGCGTGCTCGTCAGCCACTGGTGCTGCTCGTCCGCGACGATCACGCTGCCGTCGGAGAAGTGCACCTCGTAGCAGGGGCGGTCGGTCATGACCTCCGTCGCCGCGACGACGGTCGTCGGCTCGCCGTCCGCGCCGATCAGCTGGTCGCCGACCGCGACCTCGCCCATCGTCGTCCAGCCGGTGGGGGTGGGCAGCGGGGTGTCGAGCGCGAGCGCCTTCCCGACCGCCGGCCGCGCCGCGATGACGATCATCTGCCCCGGGTGCAGGCCGTTGGTGAGGCTGTCGAGGTCGGCGAAGCCGGTGGGCACGCCGACCATGCCCTCCCCGCGGTGGGAGCTGGCCTCGATCTCGTCGATGGTGCCTTCGATGACGTCCCCGAGGACGGCGTAGTCCTCCTTGGTGCGCTTCTCGGTGACGGCGTACATCTCGGCCTGGGCGGTGTTGACGACGGCCTCGACGTCCATGCCGTCGGAGCCGTAGCCCATCTGCACGATGCGGGTGCCGGCTTCGACGAGGCGGCGCAGGACGGCGCGCTCGGCGACGATGCGGGCGTAGAAGGCGGCGTTGGCGGCCGTGGGGACGGTGGAGATGAGGTCGTGCAGGTACGGGGTGCCACCGACGCGGCTGAGCTCGCCCTTGTTGGTGAGCTCGGCGGAGACGGTGACGGGGTCGGCGGGCTCGCCGCGGGAGTACAGGTCGAGGATCGCGTCGTAGATGACCTCGTGAGCGGGGCGGTAGAAGTCCTGGCTCTTGATGACCTCGACGACGTCGGCGATGGCGTCCTTGGACAGCATCATCCCGCCGAGCACGCCCTGCTCGGCGGCGATGTCCTGGGGGGGCATCCGGTCGTAGGAGGCGCCCTCGGACCCGCGGTCGTCGCGTCCACCGCGACGCCCCTTGCCGCCGGAGCCGCCACGCCCGCCGCTGAAGCGCTCGCCGTCGTCGGGGGGCCCGAAGTCGACCGGGGGCTCGTCGTACGTGGTCACTGCTGCTTGCCCCTCTTCCCCCGGAGACGTCCCGCGACGATCCCTCGCCCCAGGTCTAGAGGACGGGTCCGACACGGCTCGGCGCGCGGGCTCCTCCTGGTCCTCCGAGCACAGTGACCGACGTCCTTCCGATCGGTCAAACCACCCTGTGCACAGGGCGGTGGACAGCCTGTGGATGAGGTGGGGACCGTTGTGCACAGGGGGTGGACAACGCTGGGGACAACTCGCCCCGTTACGGTGGACGACGGCCCCTCAGGACCGCGAGCAGGGCGCTGACCTGCGACGACGTCATCCACGGGGTTGTCCACCAGGTGTGGGTGGAAAAAGAATCGTTCGGACGAGGGGGAAGCGGCTCTGTTGCGGTTCGGTAACGCTCTGCCCGGCAGGCTCAAGGTCACCGCCCGGGACGCCGAGGTGCTCAGGTTGGCCGTCCCGGCCCTGGGCGCGCTCGTGGCCGAGCCGCTGTTCCTGCTCGCCGACTCCGCCATCGTGGGCCGCCTGGGCACCCTCCCGCTGGCCGGGCTCGGCATCGCCGGGGCCGCGCTCGGGACCGCCGTCAGCGTCTTCGTCTTCCTCGCCTACGGGACGACCGCGAACGTCGCGCGACGCGTCGGGGCCGGTGACCGCCGCGGCGCGCTCAGCCAGGGTGTCGACGGGGTGTGGCTCGCGCTGGCGCTGGGGATCGTCGTGGCCCTCGCGCTGCGCCTGGCGTCCGGCCCGGTCGTCGACCTGCTCGGCGTCAGCGCCGCCGCGCGGCCGTACGCGCTGACGTACCTGCACTGGAGCCTGCCCGGGCTGCCCGGGATGCTCGTCGTGCTGGCCGCCACGGGGGTCCTGCGCGGCCTGCTCGACACCCGCACCCCGCTCGTCGTGGCGGCCGCGGGGGCGGTGCTGAACACGGGCTTGAACCTGCTGCTCGTGCACGGCCTCGGCTGGGGCATCGCGGGGTCGGCGGTCGGGACGGCGACCACCCAGGTGCTCATGGCGCTCGCCCTGGCCGTCGTCGTGGCCCGCGGGGTCGTGCGCGCGGGTGCCCGGGTGCGGCCCCACCCGGTCGGTGTCCTGCGCAACGCCCGCGACGGGGTCCCGCTGCTCGTGCGGACGGTCACGCTGCGGGTCGCGGCCCTCGTCACGACGTACGTCGCGGCCTCCCGGGGCGACGCGGGGATCGCCGCGCACCAGGTCGCGATCACCGTCTGGACCACGACCGCCCTGGCGCTGGACGCCCTCGCCATCGCCGCCCAGGCGCTCGTCGGGCGGGCCCTCGGTGCGGGTGACGTCGCCGGGGTGCGCGCCACGATCCGCCGGACGGCGCAGTGGGGCGTGGGGGTCGGGGCCCTGCTGGGGGTGCTCGTCGGGGTCGGCAGCCCGTGGATCGCGGCGGTCTTCGCCCCCGGCGCCGACGTCCGCAGCCACCTGGGCGCCGCCCTCGTCGTCCTCGCCGTCTGCCTGCCGGTGGCCGGGTGGGTGTTCGTCCTCGACGGCGTCCTCATCGGCGCCGGCGACGGCCGCTACCTGGCGGGCGCGGGGATCGTGGCGCTGCTGGTCTACCTGCCGGCGGCCCTGGCCGTCCTGGCCTGGGCCCCGGCCGGGCGGGCCGGGCTGGTGTGGCTGTGGATCGCGTTCGCCGGGCTCTACAGCCTGGCCCGGCTCGTGACCCTCGTGCGGCGCGAGCGGCAGGACGCGTGGATGGTCACGGGGGTCCCGGACGGGCTCTAGCTGTCCGTCCGTCCGGACCGTTGACGCGACGGTACGAAC
This genomic stretch from Kineococcus rhizosphaerae harbors:
- a CDS encoding MATE family efflux transporter → MLRLAVPALGALVAEPLFLLADSAIVGRLGTLPLAGLGIAGAALGTAVSVFVFLAYGTTANVARRVGAGDRRGALSQGVDGVWLALALGIVVALALRLASGPVVDLLGVSAAARPYALTYLHWSLPGLPGMLVVLAATGVLRGLLDTRTPLVVAAAGAVLNTGLNLLLVHGLGWGIAGSAVGTATTQVLMALALAVVVARGVVRAGARVRPHPVGVLRNARDGVPLLVRTVTLRVAALVTTYVAASRGDAGIAAHQVAITVWTTTALALDALAIAAQALVGRALGAGDVAGVRATIRRTAQWGVGVGALLGVLVGVGSPWIAAVFAPGADVRSHLGAALVVLAVCLPVAGWVFVLDGVLIGAGDGRYLAGAGIVALLVYLPAALAVLAWAPAGRAGLVWLWIAFAGLYSLARLVTLVRRERQDAWMVTGVPDGL
- the dnaB gene encoding replicative DNA helicase encodes the protein MPPQDIAAEQGVLGGMMLSKDAIADVVEVIKSQDFYRPAHEVIYDAILDLYSRGEPADPVTVSAELTNKGELSRVGGTPYLHDLISTVPTAANAAFYARIVAERAVLRRLVEAGTRIVQMGYGSDGMDVEAVVNTAQAEMYAVTEKRTKEDYAVLGDVIEGTIDEIEASSHRGEGMVGVPTGFADLDSLTNGLHPGQMIVIAARPAVGKALALDTPLPTPTGWTTMGEVAVGDQLIGADGEPTTVVAATEVMTDRPCYEVHFSDGSVIVADEQHQWLTSTRASRRPGRAAEAVRTTGEIAATLRCETGDRRLNHAVSLARPLQVPDRDLLVPPYVLGAWLGDGHSATARLTTADAEMVLLLEDEGLEVRQVDSMVYSLRLPGVPVVTKACVVCGTEFRPKTSQVKTCGRSCGGRSKGVGGYSVPPVCSSCGRPSSGFVLCGSCRAEHGSFQARLRTIGVLGDKHIPVDYLRASETQRRALLAGLLDTDGTVAPSGTVQFTVTSRRLAEQVRELLHTLGYRTGWSEKAVRGRSAESSTAYTITFSTDDEVFRLERKKLVHKDRRQRQFQRRNSRFITDVRRVDSVPVRCVEVSNADHLYLAGRSMVPTHNSTLGLDIARACSIKHGLASVIFSLEMGRNEIAMRLLSAEARVPLQKMRKGNMDDGDWTRFAKTMGAINDAPLYIDDSPNMSLMEIRSKCRRLKQRADLKLVIVDYLQLMTSGKKVESRQQEVSEFSRALKLLAKEIEVPVIALSQLNRGPEQRTDKRPMVSDLRESGSIEQDADMVILLHREDMYEKESPRAGEADFIVAKHRNGPTDTITVAFQGHYSRFVDMAT
- a CDS encoding HD domain-containing protein, which translates into the protein MSSETDVAVSGPKGFVSGQAALDLAHELLSGVDARWAHTRLAAATARSIAHTVPEQDRELLVAAAALHDVGYAPALLRSGFHPLDGADHLAELGWPVRLVGLVAHHSGSRFMARARGLVDRLDAYPDEGGAVADALVYCDMTSTPDGREVRLAERLQEMHARHRGDPAAERQARREREPFLRASVARVQARLGPGRRVLPVPTQQHR
- a CDS encoding glucose 1-dehydrogenase is translated as MDRFSDRVVLITGGGSGLGRATAVRLATEGARLSLVDVSAEGLAASAAAVAEAAPGAEVLTVTADVSKEADVDAYVAATLERFGRIDGFFNNAGIEGRQNPTEDFTVEEFDRVYGINLRGVFLGLEKVLKVMREQGGGYVVNTASVGGIRGIGNQSGYAAAKHGVVGLTRNSAVEYGEHGIRVNAIAPGAIWTPMVENSMRQLDAENPEKAAEQFIQVNPTKRYGQAPEIASVVAFLLSDDASYVNATVVPIDGGQSAKY
- a CDS encoding putative protein N(5)-glutamine methyltransferase, producing MDVVGRLHAAGCVFAEREAELLRAAGGDLDALVARRVAGERLEDVLGWALFRGRRYAVAPGVFVPRHRTGALVDLAVAHARPGDRALDLCCGTGALIGAVTDRVPSLRVHATDLLPPATDCARRNLPGATVVTGDLFSALPAGLRFDLVVANVPYVPSREVAHLPAEMREHEDLRTLDGGPDGLDVLRRVLAEVGSWLSPRGRAFTELDEEQTPAAVECARACGLVPEVFVADEEEDDGSRVFSVRLP
- a CDS encoding VOC family protein produces the protein MSTVALLAEDFEGAKRWYTELLGIAPYFDQPWYAEFRVGDHQHELGILDARFAGQLGGVPATDRPGGVVLYWHVDDLDAAIARTLELGATVFQPARRFGEGFTGACVLDPFGNLLGLMHNAHYLEVLAGRTS
- a CDS encoding LLM class flavin-dependent oxidoreductase; protein product: MSFAFSVLDLAPIAPGQSAGDSIAASVALARTAEEHGYRRVWYAEHHNMPHIASSAPAVLIAHVGAHTSTIRLGSGGVMLPNHSPLAIAEQFGTLEAMYPGRIDLGLGRAPGSDEATTYALRRDPAASAQFPEDVAELRAYLAGRSRVPGVQATPGSGLNVPLYVLGSSTFGAHLAARLGLPYAFASHFAPQQLRAAVVSYRNEFQPSEQLAEPYVIAGVNVVAADTTSRARESFAQVQRRFATSLFGRGRTFTEAEIDILMETAAGQHVQQMQHYSAIGTPGEVREYLEEFRREAGADELIVAHQALDTDARLRSVRLLAEAFEGATV
- a CDS encoding pyridoxal phosphate-dependent aminotransferase, which produces MPQIAPHALTIPASPIRRIFDLAQGLDDVVFLNVGEPDLPVAPHVLAAGAQAWRDDVTDYTPNGGIPALRRAIAGKLARDNGLDVDPEQVWVTAGGMQALHQVLSLTLDAGQEVLVPDPGYVNFSMTARHVGAVPVPYPLDAANGFRPDLPALEAAVTGRTRVLLVNSPSNPLGTVYPADVLAGLLEFARRHDLWVVSDEVYERFTYGVAHVSPAGLDPDGRVLSVFSFSKTYALTGARVGWFVAPPAWAPLLRTAQESVISCVNAPAQHAALAALEGDQQVVADAREHYRANIDAACEVLDGKGVRYQRPAGAFYLWVDVSHVSGGDVSAWCERFLVEQRVAVAPGSGFGASGEGCIRLSLAGTRADVVTGVSRIPAVG
- a CDS encoding helix-turn-helix transcriptional regulator, which encodes MRADRLVAVLLLLQSRGRVTAAEVAVELEVSLATARRDLAALASAGVPVYPQAGRGGGWSLVGGARTDLSGLTRDEARALFLTVGPTATSPRARTALRKLVRALPGTFRADAEAAAEAVVVDPARWGGQEAAPPGLVEELQRAVVSRTRVRLDYASRTGRTLRTVDPLGLVDKDDVWYLLAQTPRGRRTFRLDRIGDLETLDERFERPDGFDLVREWQRVVGEVEARRSLTSATVVVPTRFLPVLRTQFGRHCTDVRELGGGRARCLVAAPAPLDLARTLAGWGAGIEVEGPASVRAELGRIGRELVQRYP